In Paenibacillus sp. J23TS9, a single genomic region encodes these proteins:
- a CDS encoding GyrI-like domain-containing protein, with translation MNIKVESLPAFRIAYVRQVGPYGPGNIQAMDKLKKWAEERNLLTESSILLGIPQDNPETTLPEICRYDACIVISNDYQINNSICENELSGGKYVTFKVKHTAEDIQRAWTEIIPALQNHGYQIDNKPIFERYIGDMIHNDYCEICVPVT, from the coding sequence ATGAATATTAAAGTCGAATCTCTTCCTGCATTTCGCATCGCGTATGTACGACAAGTTGGTCCCTATGGTCCTGGAAACATTCAAGCAATGGATAAATTAAAAAAATGGGCTGAGGAAAGAAATTTGCTTACTGAATCGTCAATACTGCTCGGAATTCCGCAAGATAACCCGGAAACAACACTTCCTGAAATCTGCCGATATGACGCTTGTATCGTCATTTCAAACGATTATCAAATTAATAACTCCATTTGCGAGAATGAACTTTCCGGTGGGAAATATGTCACGTTCAAAGTCAAACATACAGCTGAAGATATTCAAAGAGCATGGACTGAAATCATCCCAGCATTACAAAACCATGGATATCAAATTGACAACAAACCGATTTTTGAAAGATACATTGGTGATATGATTCACAATGATTATTGTGAAATTTGTGTACCTGTAACATAG
- a CDS encoding PrsW family glutamic-type intramembrane protease, whose product MNAIWTIRTGIRDFLEAIYRTCQLWIEKYPFIKTAYTLLSWSSLIMFALSLFFVKDSRTMMVQYLWSFYVLLQFWFLCRSKTMPWKQIVLFVLAGVFLVVPFTTLTVNALHVIFGGKPSDTWSMAVITPIFEELWKLLPLGIFLLFSRRASALSLSDYTLIGAATGVGFQLMEELSRRWQSFGALEEKFGYSFTWLGGETIHWDLFSLFPGRFEESVFPTLMTVGHPVHTAMIALACGIAYRLWTKLTKWVFLFPAIILLWSILDHAAYNGQHQLPNWVFRLHDWTGSGYKTQPVFLLMLTASLFADYWSLNKIRNRLPALPNEPLLNPFTELWNMTRSLCLDRGKFIYWLGFYRERRELGFHLLYGNEEADSRQESVQSRVKTLYQALTGLAVILLVASIIAGIGTHTGGGAPACFACMFDSLQNWWDRLDWYEQAAIMLGAIALSMLFVGFMPALGFAITGAGIAGSGHEIAGYIRDPKKLLSPGRLLSIAIAVALSRIPFGRVLKWVGKKGRRYLRKFLDKLGSRKPDIDVPVKSKPPQMSKAELDKIRETAPDYYKDLMNKYGDEGKYFNRPPEEFESLAKDPAKNFKINEKSRIERQAGLELEARGDLPGPIVRDPNPAGAEFIDAAGVKWDVKGWYSKFAPKGYSLEKAISDIEESLSKGENVIIDTTKMFPEHIKEVGEAVKELGLSDKILWWP is encoded by the coding sequence GTGAATGCGATCTGGACTATTCGGACCGGAATTCGTGATTTCCTTGAGGCCATCTATCGAACCTGCCAATTATGGATTGAGAAATATCCGTTTATTAAAACGGCGTATACGCTTTTGTCCTGGTCGTCGCTAATCATGTTTGCTTTAAGCTTGTTCTTCGTTAAAGATTCCCGTACCATGATGGTTCAATATTTATGGTCGTTTTATGTGCTGCTGCAATTTTGGTTTCTCTGTCGAAGCAAAACGATGCCATGGAAGCAGATCGTTCTGTTCGTTCTGGCAGGCGTTTTTCTTGTCGTTCCGTTCACAACGCTTACGGTCAATGCTCTCCACGTGATTTTTGGAGGAAAACCATCCGATACTTGGTCCATGGCCGTGATCACGCCAATTTTCGAAGAACTGTGGAAGCTCCTTCCGTTAGGCATATTTCTGTTGTTTTCCCGTCGAGCTTCCGCCTTGAGTTTAAGCGATTACACGCTCATCGGAGCGGCGACCGGCGTCGGCTTCCAACTGATGGAAGAGCTCTCCCGTAGGTGGCAAAGTTTCGGCGCTCTGGAGGAAAAGTTCGGCTACAGCTTTACATGGCTGGGCGGCGAAACGATTCATTGGGACTTGTTCTCGCTGTTTCCCGGGCGTTTTGAAGAAAGTGTGTTTCCAACGTTAATGACCGTTGGTCATCCCGTACATACCGCTATGATCGCGCTTGCGTGCGGAATTGCCTATCGGCTGTGGACAAAACTGACGAAATGGGTTTTTCTGTTCCCGGCAATCATTTTGCTGTGGTCCATTCTGGATCACGCGGCATATAACGGTCAGCACCAGCTGCCGAATTGGGTGTTCCGGCTTCATGATTGGACGGGCAGCGGCTATAAAACTCAGCCGGTCTTCCTGTTGATGCTGACCGCATCGCTTTTTGCTGATTACTGGTCGCTGAACAAAATACGAAACCGTCTTCCGGCGCTGCCTAACGAGCCGCTGCTTAATCCGTTTACCGAGCTGTGGAATATGACCCGCTCTTTATGTCTGGACCGGGGAAAATTCATATATTGGCTCGGCTTTTACCGGGAACGCAGGGAGCTTGGATTTCATTTACTTTATGGAAATGAAGAAGCGGACAGTAGACAGGAGTCTGTCCAGTCTCGGGTAAAGACTCTTTACCAGGCGCTAACCGGACTTGCTGTGATTCTGCTCGTGGCCTCTATAATCGCAGGTATCGGGACTCATACGGGAGGAGGAGCTCCGGCATGTTTCGCCTGCATGTTCGATTCGCTGCAAAATTGGTGGGATCGGCTGGACTGGTATGAACAGGCCGCAATTATGCTCGGAGCCATTGCCTTATCTATGCTGTTCGTCGGATTCATGCCAGCTTTAGGCTTCGCGATAACGGGGGCGGGAATCGCCGGGAGCGGACATGAGATTGCCGGTTATATCCGCGATCCGAAGAAGCTTCTGAGTCCCGGTAGATTGCTTTCCATAGCTATCGCTGTTGCACTGAGCCGAATCCCATTCGGCAGAGTGCTCAAATGGGTTGGCAAGAAAGGACGCCGGTACTTGCGCAAGTTCTTGGATAAACTCGGTTCCCGGAAGCCGGATATCGACGTCCCTGTTAAGTCGAAACCTCCGCAGATGTCCAAAGCTGAATTGGACAAAATTAGGGAAACAGCTCCAGACTATTACAAAGACTTAATGAACAAGTATGGGGATGAAGGAAAATACTTTAATAGACCACCAGAAGAGTTTGAGAGTTTAGCTAAAGATCCAGCCAAAAATTTTAAAATTAATGAAAAATCAAGGATCGAGAGACAGGCAGGCTTGGAGTTAGAGGCAAGAGGCGATTTACCTGGTCCTATAGTCCGGGATCCCAATCCCGCCGGTGCAGAGTTTATTGATGCTGCAGGTGTAAAATGGGACGTAAAAGGATGGTATTCTAAATTTGCACCAAAAGGGTACTCACTTGAAAAAGCAATTTCTGATATAGAAGAATCTCTTTCAAAAGGTGAAAATGTAATCATAGACACCACAAAAATGTTCCCGGAACATATCAAAGAAGTAGGCGAGGCAGTTAAGGAATTAGGCTTAAGTGATAAAATATTGTGGTGGCCATAA
- a CDS encoding pentapeptide repeat-containing protein, with translation MDTENIFLKHSQWADSDGETGEKLEIEKVDMSKLDITGMNLSCSLIVESNVNNSILSNNDMSDCYFLSTSFDETDFSESILSKTVFDFASLKHSILKKCTGIKASFDNADLSYADLSGSDLRRTSFRRANLSHTNFSGVDLTSASLDGALLYGTNFKGAKGIDEVSAQYIFVGTEEKPIRLESDDALKWLKEQD, from the coding sequence ATGGATACTGAAAACATATTTTTAAAACATAGCCAGTGGGCAGATTCAGATGGTGAAACGGGTGAGAAATTAGAAATTGAAAAAGTAGATATGAGCAAATTAGACATTACTGGCATGAATCTAAGTTGTTCATTAATTGTAGAATCCAATGTAAACAATTCAATCTTATCAAATAATGACATGAGTGATTGCTATTTTTTAAGCACCTCGTTTGATGAAACAGATTTCTCGGAAAGTATACTGAGTAAAACTGTATTTGATTTCGCGTCATTAAAACATTCGATTTTGAAAAAATGCACAGGTATCAAGGCGTCATTTGATAATGCAGATCTTAGCTATGCTGACTTATCTGGATCGGATTTGCGTCGAACTTCCTTTCGAAGAGCAAATTTAAGCCACACAAATTTTTCTGGCGTTGATTTAACAAGTGCATCACTTGATGGAGCCCTACTCTACGGAACTAACTTCAAAGGTGCAAAAGGAATTGATGAAGTGTCTGCCCAATATATTTTTGTTGGGACAGAAGAGAAACCAATTAGGTTGGAAAGCGATGATGCCCTTAAATGGTTGAAAGAGCAAGACTGA
- a CDS encoding sugar phosphate isomerase/epimerase, giving the protein MEIRIFQALWGLEGSYAELMKRASEEKYAGIEAPLPPIGEEEAFKELLEVNNLDYIAQIVTSQDHAASFVAQLERAVAFEPLLVVSHSAKDAMPIKDQIDFFKVALEAERHAGIPVGHETHRSRAMFTPWATAALLRELPDLRITADFSHWCCVTESMLEDYQDDLSLAAERTIHIHARIGHAQGPQIPHPAANEYDYERNAFKQWWGDILRQRSQNGAAYATVTPEFGPPGYMPTLPFTRQPVADLREVNAWMANWFRENY; this is encoded by the coding sequence ATGGAGATTCGAATATTTCAAGCCTTATGGGGACTGGAAGGCAGTTATGCCGAGCTGATGAAACGCGCATCCGAGGAAAAATACGCGGGGATTGAGGCGCCTTTGCCTCCGATTGGGGAGGAAGAAGCTTTCAAGGAGCTGCTGGAGGTAAATAATCTCGATTATATTGCGCAGATTGTAACCTCCCAAGACCATGCAGCCTCGTTTGTTGCCCAACTGGAGCGTGCAGTGGCATTCGAGCCTCTGCTTGTGGTTTCGCATAGCGCCAAGGATGCGATGCCAATAAAGGATCAGATTGATTTCTTCAAAGTGGCACTGGAAGCTGAGCGTCATGCGGGTATTCCGGTCGGGCATGAAACTCATCGTTCACGTGCAATGTTTACTCCTTGGGCTACTGCAGCCCTGCTGAGAGAACTGCCCGATCTAAGAATTACGGCCGATTTCAGCCACTGGTGCTGTGTAACGGAATCCATGTTGGAGGACTACCAGGATGACTTGAGTCTGGCAGCAGAGCGTACAATTCATATTCATGCCCGTATTGGTCACGCGCAAGGACCGCAGATCCCGCATCCTGCTGCGAATGAATACGACTATGAGCGTAATGCCTTCAAGCAATGGTGGGGAGATATTCTGAGGCAGCGGAGTCAAAACGGAGCGGCTTATGCTACAGTAACGCCTGAATTCGGTCCGCCAGGGTATATGCCGACGCTCCCGTTTACCCGTCAGCCGGTAGCAGATTTGCGTGAAGTGAATGCTTGGATGGCGAATTGGTTCAGGGAAAACTATTGA
- a CDS encoding FAD-binding oxidoreductase produces the protein MNKFIVIGSGILGASTAYQLANMGAEVLIIDRKDKGQATDAAAGIICPWISQRRNQAWYRLAKAGACFYPGLIEDLKSEGETETGYAQVGALSIHQDLEKISKMEERAYKRRAEAPEMGDITRLNENETRELFPLLEEGYQSVRISGAARIDGRALRDALIRSAQRKGATVIDGDASLEYQSSRVTGVTVGTNSYSADKTIVCAGAWAGQLLQPLGIHFDIRFQKAQIMHLLVHDRQDTGNWPVIMPPSDQYILAFDQQKIVIGATHENEIEGYDTRITAGGMQEILNKGLALAPGLANSTFQEVRVGFRPFTPGFLPVIGAVPGWDGLLAANGLGASGLTMGPFIGNQLAKLALGKALDIDIHDYDIRKAMEES, from the coding sequence ATGAATAAATTCATCGTCATTGGATCGGGAATCCTTGGGGCTTCAACGGCATACCAGCTAGCAAACATGGGAGCAGAGGTCCTTATTATAGATCGTAAAGATAAAGGACAGGCGACAGATGCCGCTGCCGGCATTATCTGTCCGTGGATATCACAAAGACGCAATCAGGCATGGTATCGGCTGGCGAAGGCTGGCGCATGTTTTTACCCGGGACTGATTGAAGACCTTAAAAGCGAAGGGGAAACAGAAACAGGCTATGCTCAGGTTGGGGCACTTAGTATTCATCAGGATTTGGAGAAAATCAGCAAGATGGAGGAGCGGGCATACAAGAGAAGAGCGGAAGCACCTGAAATGGGCGATATTACCAGGCTTAATGAGAATGAAACCCGTGAGCTGTTTCCTCTGTTAGAAGAAGGTTACCAATCTGTTCGAATTAGCGGCGCCGCCCGAATTGATGGTCGCGCACTGCGCGATGCGTTGATCCGTTCAGCACAAAGAAAGGGTGCCACTGTTATAGACGGTGATGCATCTCTTGAGTATCAGTCGAGCCGCGTAACAGGAGTCACTGTCGGTACAAATAGCTACTCGGCAGACAAAACCATTGTTTGTGCGGGGGCTTGGGCAGGTCAACTGCTGCAGCCATTGGGCATTCATTTTGACATCCGTTTTCAAAAGGCACAAATCATGCATTTACTGGTTCATGATAGACAAGACACAGGGAATTGGCCTGTAATCATGCCGCCTTCCGACCAATATATCCTTGCTTTCGATCAACAAAAGATCGTTATAGGTGCGACTCATGAGAACGAAATCGAAGGCTACGATACAAGGATCACAGCGGGAGGAATGCAGGAAATTCTGAACAAGGGGTTAGCTTTGGCACCTGGTTTAGCTAATAGTACTTTTCAGGAGGTACGAGTTGGTTTCCGTCCTTTCACACCAGGCTTTCTTCCGGTCATAGGCGCTGTCCCTGGCTGGGATGGTCTTTTGGCGGCTAATGGTCTCGGGGCTTCCGGATTGACGATGGGCCCATTTATTGGTAATCAGCTGGCCAAACTGGCACTGGGAAAGGCATTGGATATCGATATCCATGATTATGACATTCGCAAAGCAATGGAGGAGAGTTAA
- a CDS encoding SRPBCC domain-containing protein: MTSKMITRVEGQVLVLERVFNAPRDVVFKVFSDADHLKQWWGPRGWEVTVSEIDFRPGGQWHYCMKCMDKNQGDFFGMESWGKSVYQEIDEPEKIVYIDYFSDAEGNNAEGMPVTTITLTFEEQDGKTKLINRAVYESEEALKTVMDMGMEEGITQTWDRLEEYLPSAQ; the protein is encoded by the coding sequence ATGACGAGCAAAATGATAACCCGTGTAGAAGGACAAGTTCTTGTACTTGAGCGAGTATTTAATGCACCGAGGGATGTGGTATTTAAAGTGTTCTCCGATGCTGACCATTTGAAGCAGTGGTGGGGGCCTCGCGGGTGGGAGGTTACTGTATCCGAGATTGATTTTCGTCCTGGTGGTCAATGGCATTACTGCATGAAATGTATGGATAAGAATCAGGGAGATTTCTTCGGCATGGAGTCATGGGGCAAATCAGTGTACCAAGAAATCGATGAGCCTGAGAAAATTGTCTACATTGACTATTTCTCAGATGCGGAAGGCAATAATGCAGAGGGAATGCCTGTCACGACCATCACATTAACGTTTGAGGAGCAGGATGGGAAAACCAAACTGATTAATCGGGCGGTATATGAATCCGAGGAAGCGCTCAAAACTGTGATGGACATGGGGATGGAGGAAGGTATTACCCAAACCTGGGATCGCCTTGAAGAATACTTGCCATCTGCACAGTAA
- a CDS encoding helix-turn-helix transcriptional regulator translates to MELTTFNALAEPSRLRIVDILLKGPMTVGDIAERLEIRQPQASKHLKVLLDAGLVEVKADANRRNYMLRSEPFMELDSWLNNYRKIWNERFDNLDEYLKKLQADGNKPN, encoded by the coding sequence ATGGAACTGACAACATTTAACGCTTTAGCCGAACCGAGCCGTTTACGTATTGTGGATATCCTGCTGAAAGGACCGATGACGGTAGGCGATATCGCTGAACGTTTAGAGATTCGCCAGCCTCAAGCCTCAAAGCATCTGAAGGTGCTGCTTGATGCCGGTCTGGTCGAAGTAAAAGCAGATGCGAATCGGCGTAATTACATGCTTCGTTCGGAGCCGTTTATGGAACTGGACAGTTGGCTGAATAATTACCGGAAAATATGGAATGAACGGTTTGACAACTTGGATGAATACTTGAAGAAGCTACAAGCGGATGGGAATAAGCCGAATTAA
- a CDS encoding InlB B-repeat-containing protein: MICIIITLQSLKKLFLCLLSFILIFSSSLTIKLIGNTAFAATNKITFSGPYGDVFGPDGIATDGEGGSTDIPGIKIQVFGIDNSGTKLSTGKMNYYDGAHPNWLGYPPLITWFDGNNTPSYGLAIKSEDGTNFKLSSVNFLDWGYWTAEDFIIEAFENGISKGVFPFIGNSDGNYIALDHSSILTSVFDNIDEVRIYSASGLEDAFVSVNDIVIDDAIPETIVPVISNLLSSNLTQTAATVSATSNVDGTIHYVIAKNSIKPSNSEVVQGDHMGGPAIRAGSGTVTAGLTKSFNISGLEAGTEYYGFFVASDSSNNLSDVYVESFLTLANSYTVTFKDWNNTTLKIDAVNQGSNATAPASPTRIGYTFTGWDVSFTNVTASITVTAQYKANEYMVNFESDEGSVVGAIQADYGTRIIAPTEPTRTGYHFDGWYKEAALTNKWDFANETIPVGGMTLYAKWTTVYNVTYMGNGNTAGSVPIDKTEYGSGEVVRVKDNINSLTKSGYRFVGWNTEPSGNGINYAASATFAIHTNVILYARWDSIPIIPSEPETTSNQGNSTPLIPNKPEITDNSMNILINGKTERIGAAANTSKVNDQLVTTITLDQKRWEERIKNDGPEEITIPVTETSDIVILKLSGQMVNYLQDSQASIVIQTGNASYKLPAGQINMQQLASQFGEGTNILDIRVQIEIAESTLETMKTVEYSASKGNFTVLVPPVSFTVTATYRDKSFELSKFNTYVERLITLPEGIDPNKVTTGIVLEQDGTARHVPTKVILLDRKHYAQMKSMTNSTYSVIWHPLEFVDVKQHWAKGAVNDMGARMVIRGSGNDLFNPDQDITRAEFTAIIIRGLGLQLDSRASSFKDVKSTDWYSSGIQTAYSYGLINGYVDGTFRPNDKITREQAMLIVGNAMKITGLNDKLPDATTDEILNRFKDANDVSEWAKSSVAENIQSEIISGRNDARIVPKSNITRAEVAVIIQKLLQKSDLI; encoded by the coding sequence ATGATTTGTATTATTATTACATTGCAATCTTTGAAAAAGCTATTTTTATGCTTACTTAGTTTTATATTGATTTTTTCTAGTAGTCTTACGATTAAACTTATAGGAAATACAGCTTTTGCAGCTACGAACAAAATTACTTTTAGCGGGCCTTACGGTGATGTTTTTGGTCCGGATGGTATCGCTACAGATGGAGAAGGTGGCTCGACTGATATACCCGGAATTAAGATTCAAGTATTTGGAATTGATAACTCTGGAACAAAACTTAGCACCGGAAAAATGAATTATTATGACGGCGCTCATCCTAATTGGCTAGGATATCCGCCTCTAATTACTTGGTTCGATGGAAACAATACACCTTCTTATGGGTTGGCAATAAAATCTGAAGATGGTACAAACTTTAAGCTGAGTTCAGTTAACTTTTTGGATTGGGGATACTGGACAGCTGAAGATTTTATAATAGAAGCATTTGAAAATGGTATATCCAAAGGAGTGTTTCCGTTTATTGGAAATTCAGATGGTAATTATATTGCCCTCGATCATTCCTCAATATTAACCTCGGTTTTTGATAATATCGACGAAGTGAGAATTTATTCAGCTTCTGGGTTAGAAGATGCTTTTGTTTCAGTTAATGACATCGTAATCGATGATGCTATTCCTGAAACCATCGTACCTGTTATCTCAAATCTTTTGAGTAGCAATCTTACCCAAACTGCCGCTACTGTAAGTGCGACGAGTAACGTCGACGGTACAATTCATTATGTAATCGCGAAAAATTCGATAAAGCCATCAAATTCAGAAGTTGTTCAAGGAGATCATATGGGAGGCCCGGCTATTAGGGCAGGATCTGGAACGGTAACCGCTGGATTAACAAAAAGTTTCAATATTAGTGGACTGGAAGCAGGGACGGAGTATTACGGTTTTTTTGTTGCCAGTGACAGCAGTAATAATTTAAGTGATGTATACGTTGAAAGTTTCTTAACGCTTGCTAACAGCTACACAGTCACGTTCAAGGACTGGAATAATACAACATTGAAGATAGATGCAGTGAATCAAGGAAGCAATGCGACAGCACCAGCGAGCCCAACGAGAATTGGCTACACGTTCACAGGCTGGGATGTAAGTTTTACGAATGTAACCGCTAGTATAACGGTAACGGCGCAATATAAAGCAAATGAGTATATGGTTAACTTCGAAAGTGACGAAGGTAGCGTGGTAGGAGCAATTCAAGCAGACTATGGTACGCGAATCATAGCGCCGACAGAGCCGACGAGAACCGGCTATCACTTCGATGGATGGTATAAGGAAGCGGCATTAACAAATAAATGGGACTTTGCAAACGAAACGATACCAGTTGGCGGCATGACGTTATATGCAAAGTGGACAACAGTATATAACGTTACGTATATGGGTAATGGCAATACGGCTGGTAGCGTGCCGATTGATAAGACAGAATATGGGTCTGGTGAAGTCGTTAGAGTGAAGGATAATATCAATTCGTTAACAAAGTCTGGCTACAGGTTCGTTGGCTGGAATACAGAACCATCTGGTAATGGCATCAACTACGCTGCGTCGGCTACCTTTGCGATTCATACAAATGTTATTTTATATGCTCGCTGGGACAGTATTCCAATAATTCCAAGCGAACCGGAAACAACATCTAATCAAGGGAACAGTACCCCATTAATTCCAAATAAACCGGAAATAACTGATAATAGTATGAATATACTTATCAACGGTAAGACAGAAAGGATTGGAGCGGCGGCAAACACATCCAAGGTGAATGATCAGTTAGTGACTACCATCACTTTGGATCAAAAAAGATGGGAAGAAAGAATCAAGAATGATGGTCCAGAAGAAATCACGATTCCAGTTACAGAGACGTCCGATATAGTTATTCTCAAGCTTAGCGGACAAATGGTCAATTATTTACAGGATAGTCAAGCAAGTATCGTTATTCAAACAGGCAACGCGAGCTACAAATTGCCTGCAGGGCAAATAAACATGCAGCAATTAGCGTCTCAATTCGGTGAAGGTACTAATATTCTTGACATAAGAGTGCAAATTGAAATCGCAGAGTCAACGTTAGAAACAATGAAAACTGTGGAATATTCAGCATCTAAAGGGAATTTCACAGTCCTCGTTCCACCGGTTAGCTTCACAGTAACAGCGACTTACCGTGACAAATCGTTTGAACTATCAAAGTTCAATACTTATGTAGAACGGTTAATTACTCTCCCTGAAGGTATAGATCCGAATAAAGTAACGACAGGAATTGTATTGGAGCAGGATGGGACTGCTCGTCATGTGCCTACCAAAGTCATATTACTTGATAGGAAACATTATGCTCAAATGAAGAGCATGACGAATAGCACATATTCGGTTATATGGCATCCGCTCGAATTCGTAGATGTTAAGCAGCATTGGGCTAAAGGCGCAGTAAATGATATGGGAGCGAGGATGGTAATTCGCGGCTCTGGTAATGACCTATTCAATCCTGATCAAGACATTACCCGTGCGGAGTTCACTGCGATTATCATTCGTGGTCTAGGGTTACAATTGGACAGTAGAGCATCTAGCTTCAAAGATGTAAAGAGCACAGATTGGTATAGCAGCGGAATACAAACTGCTTACTCCTATGGCTTGATTAACGGATATGTTGATGGAACATTCCGTCCGAATGATAAGATTACTAGGGAGCAAGCGATGTTGATTGTTGGTAATGCAATGAAGATTACTGGCTTGAATGATAAACTGCCAGATGCTACGACTGATGAAATTCTTAATCGATTCAAGGACGCTAATGATGTTTCAGAATGGGCAAAAAGTAGTGTTGCTGAGAATATTCAGTCAGAGATCATATCAGGGAGAAATGATGCTCGAATAGTACCGAAGTCTAATATTACGAGAGCAGAAGTTGCAGTTATAATTCAGAAATTATTACAGAAATCAGATTTGATTTAA